The following are from one region of the Isoalcanivorax indicus genome:
- the trxB gene encoding thioredoxin-disulfide reductase, producing MSTAQHHRLIILGSGPAGYSAAVYAARANLEPVIITGIQPGGQLTTTTDVDNWPGDVEGLQGPDLMVRMQQHAERFNTQMVYDHINEADLSGKPFRLKGDSADYTCDALIIATGASAKYLGLDSEEAFKGKGVSACATCDGFFYRNQKVAVIGGGNTAVEEALYLSNIASQVYLVHRRDSLRAEKILQDKLFARENITPIWFHTLDEVLGDDSGVTGARLRSTQDDGSTQDLEVQGVFIAIGHQPNTQIFEGQLTMQDGYIKVKSGTEGNATATSVEGVFAAGDVADHIYRQAITSAGAGCMAALDAERYLDNL from the coding sequence ATGAGCACTGCACAGCACCATCGCCTGATCATCCTCGGTTCCGGCCCGGCCGGCTATTCCGCGGCCGTCTATGCCGCCCGCGCCAACCTGGAACCCGTGATCATTACCGGCATCCAGCCGGGCGGTCAGTTGACCACCACCACCGACGTGGACAACTGGCCCGGCGACGTTGAAGGTCTGCAAGGCCCCGATCTGATGGTGCGCATGCAGCAGCACGCGGAACGCTTCAATACGCAGATGGTGTATGACCACATCAATGAAGCCGACCTGTCCGGCAAACCGTTTCGACTGAAAGGCGACAGCGCCGACTACACCTGTGATGCGCTGATCATCGCCACCGGTGCCTCCGCCAAGTATCTGGGGCTGGATTCCGAAGAGGCCTTCAAGGGCAAGGGCGTGTCTGCCTGCGCGACCTGCGACGGCTTCTTCTACCGCAACCAGAAGGTAGCGGTCATCGGCGGCGGCAACACGGCCGTCGAGGAAGCGCTGTACCTGTCGAATATCGCCAGCCAGGTCTATCTGGTACATCGCCGGGACAGCCTGCGCGCCGAGAAGATCCTGCAGGACAAGCTGTTCGCCCGCGAGAACATTACCCCGATCTGGTTCCACACGCTGGATGAAGTGCTCGGCGATGACAGCGGTGTCACCGGCGCACGCCTGCGCAGCACACAGGATGACGGCAGCACTCAGGATCTGGAGGTCCAGGGCGTTTTCATTGCCATCGGCCACCAGCCGAACACCCAGATCTTCGAGGGCCAACTGACCATGCAGGACGGCTATATCAAGGTGAAATCCGGCACCGAAGGCAACGCCACGGCCACCAGTGTCGAGGGCGTCTTCGCCGCCGGTGACGTCGCCGACCATATTTACCGCCAGGCCATCACCTCGGCGGGCGCCGGCTGCATGGCCGCGCTGGACGCCGAGCGCTACCTCGACAACCTCTGA
- the aat gene encoding leucyl/phenylalanyl-tRNA--protein transferase, protein MPTRIGVPWLHPGATFPPTRYALDDPNGLLAIGNDLGVDTLLQAYRRGIFPWFSEGQPPLWWTPDPRLVLEPDAFHISRSLRKCLRRDPFQFSIDQAFTSVMSACAAPRDDQDGTWITDEMRDAYTALHHAGHAHSVEVWQGQQLVGGFYGVNLGAMFFGESMFSRCANASKAALALFCLLRNAHGVTLIDCQMETPHLLSLGARPVARVDFERALMERVCTDNAWHWPHERASLAEYTARYRLTI, encoded by the coding sequence ATGCCCACGCGTATCGGTGTTCCCTGGTTGCACCCCGGTGCCACCTTCCCGCCCACCCGCTACGCTCTGGATGACCCCAATGGCCTGCTGGCCATTGGCAACGATCTGGGCGTGGACACCCTGTTACAGGCTTACCGCCGCGGCATCTTTCCCTGGTTCAGTGAGGGCCAGCCGCCACTCTGGTGGACGCCGGACCCACGCCTGGTGCTTGAGCCCGACGCCTTTCACATCAGCCGCAGCCTGCGCAAGTGCCTGCGCCGGGACCCGTTCCAGTTCAGCATCGATCAGGCCTTCACCTCCGTGATGTCGGCCTGCGCCGCGCCACGTGATGATCAGGACGGCACCTGGATTACCGACGAGATGCGGGACGCCTACACCGCCCTGCATCATGCCGGGCACGCGCACAGCGTCGAGGTGTGGCAGGGCCAGCAGCTGGTGGGTGGTTTTTACGGTGTGAACCTGGGCGCCATGTTCTTCGGCGAGTCCATGTTCAGCCGCTGCGCCAATGCCTCGAAGGCGGCGCTGGCGCTCTTCTGCCTGTTGCGCAATGCTCATGGCGTGACCCTGATCGACTGCCAGATGGAGACACCGCATCTGCTTTCCCTCGGCGCGAGGCCCGTGGCCCGCGTCGACTTCGAGCGCGCACTGATGGAACGGGTGTGCACCGACAATGCCTGGCACTGGCCGCATGAGCGTGCCAGCCTTGCGGAATACACCGCACGTTATAGACTGACGATATGA
- a CDS encoding arginyltransferase, whose translation MSDLATLRFFSTPAHACSYLEEHQATTLFVDPHARITPKLYGDLTQLGFRRSGDYLYRPHCGTCQACIPARVRVADFQPNRSQRRILRRNLTLRVEVIAPRFTNELYQLYSRYIERRHGDGDMFPPSQEQFASFLMSSWSDTRFCCFRDQNDTLLAVAVVDQLDDGLSAVYTFYDPEYPELSLGTQAVLWQIGYCRDKGLAYLYLGYWIRRCRKMRYKQQFQPLELLCNDVWAEEGQHPAPPPGIRL comes from the coding sequence ATGAGCGACCTGGCAACCCTCCGATTCTTCAGCACCCCGGCCCATGCCTGCAGTTATCTGGAGGAGCATCAGGCCACCACCCTGTTCGTCGACCCGCATGCCCGCATCACCCCGAAACTGTATGGGGACCTCACCCAGCTGGGCTTCCGCCGTAGCGGGGATTATCTTTACCGCCCCCATTGCGGCACCTGCCAGGCCTGTATTCCCGCCCGGGTCCGGGTCGCCGACTTCCAGCCCAATCGCAGTCAGCGACGCATCCTGCGCCGCAACCTGACACTCCGGGTGGAAGTGATCGCGCCGCGTTTTACCAATGAGCTGTACCAGCTCTACAGCCGCTACATCGAGCGTCGTCATGGCGACGGAGACATGTTCCCGCCCAGCCAGGAGCAGTTTGCCAGCTTCCTGATGTCGAGCTGGAGCGACACCCGCTTCTGCTGCTTCCGTGACCAGAACGATACGCTGCTCGCGGTCGCGGTCGTGGATCAGCTGGATGATGGCCTGTCGGCGGTCTATACCTTCTATGACCCGGAGTATCCGGAACTGAGTCTTGGCACCCAGGCCGTCCTCTGGCAGATCGGGTACTGCCGGGACAAGGGCCTGGCCTACCTCTACCTGGGCTACTGGATCAGGCGTTGTCGCAAGATGCGTTACAAGCAGCAGTTCCAGCCCCTGGAACTGCTGTGCAACGACGTCTGGGCCGAAGAGGGCCAGCACCCCGCGCCACCCCCGGGCATCCGCCTTTGA
- the infA gene encoding translation initiation factor IF-1, which translates to MAKEEQIELEGVVVDTLPNTMFRVKLDNGHEIIAHISGKMRKHYIRILTGDRVKVEMSPYDLSKGRITFRMK; encoded by the coding sequence ATGGCGAAAGAAGAGCAGATCGAACTTGAAGGTGTGGTGGTGGATACCCTCCCGAACACCATGTTCCGCGTGAAGCTGGATAACGGCCACGAGATCATTGCGCACATCTCTGGCAAGATGCGCAAACACTACATCCGCATTCTCACAGGCGACCGGGTCAAGGTGGAAATGTCCCCTTACGATCTGAGCAAGGGTCGCATTACCTTCCGCATGAAATAA
- the clpA gene encoding ATP-dependent Clp protease ATP-binding subunit ClpA translates to MLSRELELTLNEAFRHARTHRHEFMTVEHLLLALLDNQAAVEVLESCGADLVELRQALDRFIDDTTPLIPDEDSERDTQPTLGFQRVLQRAVFHVQSSGKREVTGANVLVAIFSEQESQAVYLLRAQNINRVDVVNFISHGISRIHEGEETERPEAAAEEGEGAASGALDSYTTNLNEMARQDRIDPLIGRAFEIERAAQILCRRRKNNPLLVGEPGVGKTAIAEGLAWMIVEGKVPEPLQESVVYSLDMGALLAGTKYRGDFEKRFKALVNELQKQPHAILFIDEIHTIIGAGAASGGVMDASNLLKPALANGTIKCMGSTTFQEYRGIFEKDRALSRRFQKIDVVEPTVDETFGILRGLKKRFEDHHDVVYTDEALKAAAELSSRYINDRHLPDKAIDVIDEVGAWQRLRPENERRSTIEVDDVEAMVAKIARIPPKSVSQSDKELLRNLERDLKMTVFGQDPAIEALSAAIKLSRAGLKSADKPVGCFMFAGPTGVGKTEVSRQLSRALGVELVRFDMSEYMERHTVSRLIGAPPGYVGFDQGGLLTEAVTKTPHCVLLLDEIEKAHPEVFNLLLQVMDHATLTDNNGRKADFRNVILIMTTNAGADVMSRASIGFTQQDHSTDGSEALKKMFTPEFRNRLDAVIQFGALTPETILGVVDKFLTELQAQLDERGVTLQVDDEARAWLAEHGYDRAMGARPMARLIQDQLKKPLAEMLLFGALAEQGGRVAVTADEKGLRLLVTEAEAEAAT, encoded by the coding sequence ATGCTCAGCAGAGAACTGGAACTGACCCTGAACGAAGCGTTCCGCCATGCCCGTACCCATCGGCACGAATTCATGACGGTGGAGCACCTGTTGCTGGCGCTGCTCGATAACCAGGCGGCGGTGGAGGTGCTGGAGTCCTGTGGTGCCGATCTGGTGGAGTTGCGCCAGGCGCTTGACCGGTTCATCGATGACACCACGCCGCTGATTCCGGATGAGGACAGCGAGCGTGACACCCAGCCGACCCTGGGCTTCCAGCGTGTGTTGCAGCGCGCGGTGTTCCATGTGCAGTCATCGGGCAAGCGCGAGGTGACGGGTGCCAATGTCCTGGTGGCGATATTCAGCGAGCAGGAAAGCCAGGCCGTGTACCTGCTGCGCGCCCAGAACATCAACCGCGTGGATGTGGTGAACTTCATCAGCCACGGGATTTCCCGCATCCACGAGGGTGAGGAAACCGAACGCCCGGAGGCGGCTGCCGAAGAGGGCGAGGGTGCCGCCAGTGGGGCGCTGGACAGCTATACCACCAACCTGAACGAGATGGCGCGCCAGGATCGCATTGATCCGCTGATCGGGCGGGCGTTCGAGATCGAGCGCGCGGCGCAGATCCTGTGCCGTCGGCGCAAGAACAACCCGCTGCTGGTGGGCGAGCCCGGGGTGGGCAAGACGGCCATTGCCGAAGGGCTGGCGTGGATGATCGTGGAAGGCAAGGTGCCCGAGCCGCTGCAGGAGTCCGTGGTCTATTCCCTCGACATGGGTGCATTGCTGGCGGGCACCAAGTATCGCGGCGATTTCGAGAAGCGCTTCAAGGCGCTGGTGAACGAATTGCAGAAGCAGCCCCATGCGATCCTGTTCATCGACGAGATTCACACCATCATTGGTGCCGGGGCGGCTTCGGGTGGCGTCATGGATGCCTCCAACCTGCTCAAGCCGGCGCTGGCCAATGGCACTATCAAGTGCATGGGCTCAACGACGTTCCAGGAGTACCGCGGCATCTTCGAGAAAGACCGTGCCCTGTCGCGTCGCTTCCAGAAAATCGATGTTGTCGAGCCGACCGTTGACGAGACCTTCGGCATTCTGCGTGGCCTGAAAAAGCGCTTCGAGGACCACCATGATGTGGTCTACACCGATGAGGCGCTGAAGGCCGCGGCCGAGCTGTCGTCGCGTTACATCAATGACCGGCACCTGCCGGACAAGGCCATTGACGTGATCGACGAGGTCGGGGCGTGGCAGCGGCTGCGGCCTGAGAATGAGCGCCGCAGCACGATCGAGGTGGATGATGTCGAGGCCATGGTGGCCAAGATCGCTCGCATTCCGCCGAAGTCGGTATCGCAGTCGGACAAAGAGCTGCTGCGCAACCTGGAGCGGGATCTGAAGATGACCGTGTTCGGGCAGGACCCGGCCATCGAGGCGCTGTCGGCGGCGATCAAGCTGTCCCGTGCCGGGCTCAAGTCGGCGGACAAGCCGGTGGGCTGCTTCATGTTTGCCGGCCCCACGGGCGTCGGCAAGACCGAGGTCAGTCGCCAGTTGTCGCGGGCGTTGGGCGTCGAGCTGGTCCGTTTTGACATGTCCGAGTATATGGAGCGGCATACCGTCAGCCGCCTGATCGGTGCGCCCCCGGGCTATGTCGGTTTCGATCAGGGTGGGCTGCTCACCGAGGCGGTCACCAAGACGCCGCATTGCGTGCTGCTGCTCGATGAGATCGAAAAGGCCCATCCGGAAGTCTTCAATCTGCTGCTGCAGGTGATGGACCACGCCACACTCACCGACAACAACGGGCGCAAGGCGGACTTCCGCAACGTCATCCTGATCATGACCACCAACGCGGGGGCTGATGTCATGAGCCGGGCGTCTATCGGCTTTACCCAGCAGGATCACTCCACCGATGGCAGCGAGGCGCTGAAGAAGATGTTCACGCCGGAATTCCGTAACCGTCTGGATGCGGTGATCCAGTTTGGCGCCCTGACCCCGGAGACCATTCTGGGTGTGGTCGACAAGTTCCTGACCGAACTGCAGGCGCAGCTGGACGAGCGTGGCGTCACATTGCAAGTGGATGATGAGGCGCGCGCCTGGCTGGCTGAGCACGGGTATGACCGTGCCATGGGGGCGCGACCGATGGCCCGTCTCATACAGGATCAGTTGAAGAAGCCGCTGGCCGAGATGTTGCTGTTCGGTGCCCTGGCAGAGCAGGGCGGTCGCGTGGCGGTCACCGCCGACGAGAAGGGATTGCGCCTGTTGGTCACCGAGGCCGAGGCCGAAGCCGCAACCTGA
- the clpS gene encoding ATP-dependent Clp protease adapter ClpS, whose protein sequence is MISSSYSYPPSYPVSGPQEPPEQPGQPDRHGDLAVEEARPKLRRPPLYKVLMLNDDYTPMDFVVEVLERFFAMDREQATRTMLTVHTEGRAVCGVFPRDIAETKAAQVVDYARENQHPLMCQVEVA, encoded by the coding sequence ATGATTTCTAGCAGCTATTCGTACCCGCCGTCGTACCCGGTCAGCGGGCCGCAGGAACCGCCGGAGCAACCCGGACAGCCGGATCGGCATGGCGATCTGGCGGTGGAAGAGGCACGACCGAAACTGCGTCGTCCGCCGTTGTACAAGGTTCTGATGCTGAACGATGACTACACGCCGATGGATTTTGTGGTAGAGGTATTGGAAAGGTTCTTTGCCATGGACCGTGAACAGGCGACGCGCACCATGTTGACGGTGCACACGGAGGGTCGGGCGGTATGCGGTGTCTTTCCGCGTGATATCGCCGAGACCAAGGCGGCGCAGGTCGTTGACTATGCCCGCGAGAACCAGCATCCACTGATGTGCCAGGTGGAAGTGGCCTGA
- a CDS encoding cold-shock protein translates to MATGKVKWFNNAKGYGFIRPDAGGEDLFVHYSYIQMDGYRSLKAGQPVEYDLQEANKGYHAVNLRPAGEQGAADSGSAAGAAPVAAAPVTE, encoded by the coding sequence ATGGCTACGGGAAAGGTCAAGTGGTTTAACAATGCAAAGGGCTACGGCTTCATCCGCCCGGACGCTGGCGGGGAAGACCTGTTCGTTCACTATTCCTACATTCAGATGGACGGCTATCGCAGCCTCAAGGCAGGACAACCCGTGGAGTATGACTTGCAGGAGGCCAACAAGGGCTATCATGCCGTCAACCTGCGCCCGGCCGGAGAGCAAGGCGCGGCAGACAGCGGCTCCGCCGCCGGTGCAGCCCCTGTTGCCGCTGCACCGGTTACGGAATAA
- the icd gene encoding NADP-dependent isocitrate dehydrogenase: MGYQKIMVPADGDKITVNADLSLNVPNHPIIPYIEGDGIGVDISPVMIEVVNAAVEKAYGTKRAITWMEIYAGEKATKVYGPDVWLPEETLEAMREFTVGIKGPLTTPVGGGIRSLNVALRQELDLYTCMRPVRWFPGVPSPVTHPELTDMIIFRENSEDIYAGIEWKADSPEATKLIRFLREEMGVTQIRFPEGCGIGIKPVSREGTQRLVRKAIQYAIDNDKDSVTLVHKGNIMKYTEGAFKDWGYELARERFGAELLDGGPWLTMKNPRTGKEIIIKDVIADAFLQQILMRPADYSVIATLNLNGDYISDALAAEVGGIGIAPGANIGGSVALFEATHGTAPKYAGQDKVNPGSLILSAEMMLRHMDWNEAADLIIQGMEGAISAKTVTYDFERLMPDATLLKCSQFGQAVIRHMEQ; the protein is encoded by the coding sequence ATGGGATACCAAAAGATCATGGTGCCGGCAGATGGTGACAAAATCACCGTTAATGCGGACCTATCCCTGAATGTACCCAACCACCCGATCATTCCCTATATCGAGGGTGACGGCATCGGCGTTGATATCTCGCCGGTAATGATTGAAGTGGTGAACGCCGCCGTTGAGAAAGCTTACGGTACGAAACGCGCCATCACCTGGATGGAAATCTACGCTGGCGAGAAAGCCACCAAGGTCTACGGCCCCGATGTCTGGCTGCCGGAAGAGACCCTGGAAGCGATGCGCGAATTCACTGTCGGGATCAAGGGGCCGTTGACGACGCCGGTAGGCGGCGGGATTCGCTCCCTGAACGTGGCCCTGCGCCAGGAGCTCGACCTCTACACCTGCATGCGCCCCGTGCGCTGGTTCCCCGGGGTACCCAGCCCGGTGACCCATCCCGAACTGACCGACATGATCATCTTCCGGGAGAACTCCGAAGACATCTATGCCGGCATCGAGTGGAAAGCAGACAGCCCCGAAGCCACCAAACTGATCCGTTTCCTGCGTGAAGAGATGGGCGTGACCCAGATCCGCTTCCCGGAAGGGTGCGGTATCGGTATCAAGCCGGTGTCCCGCGAGGGCACGCAGCGCCTGGTGCGCAAGGCCATCCAGTACGCCATCGATAACGACAAGGACTCGGTGACCCTGGTGCACAAGGGCAACATCATGAAATACACCGAGGGGGCCTTCAAGGACTGGGGCTACGAACTGGCCCGTGAGCGTTTCGGCGCCGAGTTGCTGGACGGCGGCCCGTGGTTGACCATGAAGAACCCGCGTACCGGCAAGGAAATCATCATCAAGGACGTGATCGCCGACGCCTTCCTGCAGCAGATCCTGATGCGTCCGGCCGATTACAGCGTGATTGCCACCCTGAACCTGAACGGTGACTACATCTCTGACGCACTGGCGGCGGAAGTAGGCGGTATCGGCATTGCGCCGGGTGCCAACATCGGTGGCTCTGTGGCGCTGTTCGAGGCGACCCATGGCACGGCACCCAAGTATGCCGGTCAGGACAAGGTGAACCCGGGCTCACTCATTCTCTCTGCCGAAATGATGCTGCGTCACATGGACTGGAACGAGGCGGCGGATCTGATCATCCAGGGTATGGAAGGGGCGATTTCGGCGAAGACGGTGACCTACGACTTCGAGCGCCTGATGCCGGATGCCACCCTGCTGAAGTGCTCCCAGTTCGGTCAGGCGGTCATTCGCCACATGGAACAGTAA
- a CDS encoding pseudouridine synthase gives MARLILFNKPFRVLSQFTDDGGRATLADYLHIPGVYPAGRLDWDSEGLLLLTDDGALQARISQPRFHLPKTYLVHVEGVPDAAQLQQLRDGVQLNDGLTRPAQAQPCEAPDWLWPRHPPVRERKTVADSWLQLTISEGRNRQVRRMTAAIGCPTLRLVRVRIGDWTLDNLAPGEHREISVHLPRPAPASGAPPSHRKPAPRPSRHRPRRR, from the coding sequence ATGGCACGCCTGATACTGTTCAACAAGCCCTTTCGGGTCCTGTCGCAATTTACCGATGACGGCGGACGGGCCACGCTCGCGGATTACCTGCACATCCCCGGCGTCTATCCGGCCGGGCGCCTGGACTGGGACTCTGAAGGCTTGCTGTTACTGACCGATGACGGCGCCTTGCAGGCACGCATCAGCCAGCCTCGCTTTCATTTGCCCAAAACCTATCTGGTGCATGTCGAAGGCGTTCCGGACGCCGCACAGCTTCAGCAACTTCGCGATGGCGTTCAATTGAACGATGGTCTAACCCGGCCGGCACAGGCCCAGCCCTGCGAGGCGCCGGACTGGCTGTGGCCGCGCCACCCGCCAGTGCGTGAGCGCAAAACGGTGGCCGACAGCTGGCTGCAACTGACCATCAGCGAAGGCCGCAACCGGCAGGTACGGCGCATGACGGCCGCCATCGGCTGCCCTACCCTGCGCCTGGTTCGCGTGCGCATCGGCGACTGGACGCTCGACAACCTGGCGCCGGGCGAGCACCGCGAGATCAGTGTTCATCTTCCTCGCCCTGCTCCCGCCAGCGGCGCGCCGCCTTCACATCGGAAGCCCGCGCCTCGACCCAGTCGCCATCGCCCCCGGCGCCGCTGA
- a CDS encoding molybdenum cofactor biosynthesis protein MoaE: MAGQVLRDCRVLDTPLDCAAAQAWLAAAGGAAGATVLFTGQVRDEAGAVASLFLEHYPAMTEKSLERIAAEVGGRWPLARVLAWHRVGHMVAGDTIVVVGVAAAHRAEAFEACCCLMDRVKTEVPLWKRVSGAGGDGDWVEARASDVKAARRWREQGEEDEH; this comes from the coding sequence ATGGCGGGCCAGGTGCTGCGGGATTGTCGGGTGCTCGATACGCCGCTGGATTGCGCCGCAGCACAGGCGTGGCTGGCGGCGGCAGGTGGCGCGGCAGGCGCCACGGTGCTGTTCACGGGTCAGGTACGCGATGAGGCCGGGGCGGTGGCGTCACTCTTCCTGGAGCATTATCCGGCCATGACAGAAAAGTCGCTGGAGCGTATTGCCGCCGAGGTGGGCGGCCGTTGGCCGCTGGCGCGCGTGCTGGCCTGGCACCGGGTCGGCCACATGGTGGCGGGTGACACCATCGTGGTGGTGGGCGTGGCGGCGGCTCACCGAGCCGAGGCCTTCGAGGCGTGCTGTTGTCTCATGGACCGGGTCAAGACGGAGGTGCCGCTGTGGAAACGGGTCAGCGGCGCCGGGGGCGATGGCGACTGGGTCGAGGCGCGGGCTTCCGATGTGAAGGCGGCGCGCCGCTGGCGGGAGCAGGGCGAGGAAGATGAACACTGA
- the moaD gene encoding molybdopterin converting factor subunit 1, which produces MIEVLFFAGLRERLGTERALLEWTPDLRDVGAVRARLAQGDTAWEEALGAGEQVLAAVNEEIAQARTRVQDGDVVAFFPPVTGG; this is translated from the coding sequence ATGATTGAAGTGTTGTTCTTCGCCGGCCTGCGCGAGCGTTTGGGTACCGAGCGGGCGTTGCTGGAATGGACGCCGGATCTGCGCGATGTGGGTGCGGTGCGCGCGCGTCTGGCCCAGGGCGATACCGCCTGGGAAGAAGCTCTGGGTGCGGGGGAGCAGGTGCTGGCCGCCGTCAATGAGGAAATTGCGCAGGCGCGCACCAGGGTACAGGACGGCGATGTGGTGGCCTTTTTCCCGCCGGTGACCGGGGGCTGA
- the moaC gene encoding cyclic pyranopterin monophosphate synthase MoaC yields the protein MSDKTLTHLDAEGRASMVDVTDKPDTDRRARAQARVYMTPSTLAMIVDGQHPKGDVLAVARVAGIQAAKKTWDLIPLCHPLLLSKIRVELVPEENQNGATEAVLRIEAECRVKGPTGVEMEALTAVSVAALTVYDMCKAVDRAMRVEGICLLEKAGGRSGEWRR from the coding sequence ATGAGCGACAAGACACTGACCCATCTGGATGCCGAAGGGCGGGCATCGATGGTGGATGTGACCGACAAGCCGGATACTGATCGGCGGGCCAGGGCGCAGGCGCGGGTCTATATGACGCCGTCGACGCTGGCCATGATCGTCGATGGACAGCATCCCAAAGGGGATGTGCTGGCCGTGGCGCGGGTGGCCGGGATTCAGGCGGCGAAGAAAACCTGGGACCTGATTCCGCTGTGTCATCCGTTGCTGCTGTCGAAGATTCGTGTGGAACTGGTGCCCGAAGAGAACCAGAACGGGGCCACGGAAGCCGTGCTGCGGATCGAGGCAGAATGCCGGGTCAAGGGACCGACCGGGGTCGAGATGGAGGCACTGACGGCGGTGTCGGTGGCGGCGTTGACGGTGTATGACATGTGCAAGGCGGTGGACCGGGCCATGCGGGTGGAGGGCATCTGCCTGCTGGAAAAGGCGGGTGGCCGCAGTGGTGAATGGAGACGGTAG
- a CDS encoding NUDIX hydrolase: MNSFTPHITVATLVEQDGRFLCVRERANDRDVINQPAGHVESGEQLVQAAFRETLEETAWTVKVTGFLGCYIFQPNPRGGVYHRYCFIAEPLRHDAGQRLDRGIIEAVWLDAEALRARRSEHRSPLVMRCVDDYLSGRRLPLDIIYEHSWALQEG, translated from the coding sequence ATGAACAGTTTTACCCCCCATATTACCGTGGCCACCCTCGTCGAACAGGACGGACGTTTCCTGTGTGTGCGTGAGCGCGCCAATGATCGCGACGTGATCAACCAGCCCGCCGGGCATGTCGAGTCCGGGGAGCAGCTGGTGCAGGCCGCCTTCCGCGAAACGCTTGAAGAAACGGCCTGGACCGTCAAGGTCACGGGGTTTCTCGGTTGCTACATCTTTCAGCCGAACCCGCGCGGCGGTGTCTATCATCGCTATTGCTTTATCGCGGAGCCCCTGCGCCACGATGCCGGGCAGCGCCTGGATCGGGGCATCATCGAGGCCGTGTGGCTGGACGCCGAGGCGCTGCGCGCGCGCCGCAGCGAGCACCGCAGTCCACTGGTCATGCGCTGCGTTGACGATTACCTCAGCGGCCGGCGCCTGCCCCTTGATATCATCTATGAACATTCCTGGGCTTTGCAGGAAGGCTGA
- the mnmA gene encoding tRNA 2-thiouridine(34) synthase MnmA, producing MTLAERAPEETRIIVGMSGGVDSAVAAWRLKDAGYRVEGLFMKNWNEDDGTEYCTARDDLLDAMQVAGVLDIELHTVNFAAEYWDRVFEHFLAEYRAGRTPNPDILCNKEVKFRAFLDHALTLGADGIATGHYAQVRHGEHLGELRRAVDANKDQTYFLHAVGGDKFARTLFPLGGLEKPEVRRIAEAQGFANHKKKDSTGICFIGERRFKDFLQRYLPAQPGRIEDDHGHLLGEHSGLMYYTLGQRQGLGIGGRANADESPWYVAAKDLERNVLVAVQGHDHPLLQSQQLDSGPMHWIAGEAPTLPARLTAKTRYRQPDQACTVEALADGRVHVRFEAPQRAVTPGQSLVLYDGPVCLGGAVIESTGPSMSRPA from the coding sequence ATGACACTGGCTGAACGCGCACCCGAAGAAACCCGCATCATCGTCGGCATGTCCGGCGGTGTGGATTCCGCCGTGGCCGCCTGGCGCCTGAAAGATGCGGGTTACCGGGTTGAAGGCCTGTTCATGAAGAACTGGAACGAGGATGACGGCACCGAATACTGCACCGCCCGCGACGACCTGCTGGATGCCATGCAGGTGGCCGGGGTGCTGGATATCGAGCTGCACACGGTCAACTTCGCCGCCGAGTACTGGGATCGGGTGTTCGAGCATTTTCTGGCGGAATACCGCGCCGGGCGAACCCCCAACCCGGATATCCTGTGCAACAAGGAAGTGAAATTCCGCGCCTTTCTGGACCACGCCCTGACCCTGGGCGCCGATGGCATCGCCACCGGTCACTACGCGCAGGTGCGCCATGGCGAACACCTGGGCGAGCTGCGTCGGGCTGTGGACGCCAACAAGGACCAGACCTATTTCCTGCATGCGGTGGGCGGCGACAAGTTCGCCCGCACCCTGTTTCCGCTGGGCGGTCTGGAGAAGCCCGAGGTCCGGCGTATCGCGGAAGCTCAGGGCTTTGCCAATCACAAGAAGAAGGACTCCACCGGCATCTGCTTTATCGGTGAACGCCGCTTCAAGGATTTCCTGCAGCGCTATCTGCCCGCCCAGCCGGGCCGCATCGAGGACGACCATGGCCATCTGCTCGGCGAGCACAGCGGCCTGATGTATTACACCCTCGGCCAGCGCCAGGGCCTGGGCATCGGTGGCCGCGCCAATGCCGACGAGTCACCCTGGTATGTCGCCGCCAAGGACCTGGAGCGTAACGTGCTGGTGGCGGTGCAGGGGCACGATCATCCGTTGCTGCAAAGCCAGCAGCTGGACAGTGGCCCCATGCACTGGATTGCAGGTGAGGCGCCGACGCTGCCCGCACGCCTCACCGCCAAGACCCGCTATCGCCAGCCGGATCAGGCCTGTACTGTTGAGGCACTCGCGGATGGCCGCGTGCACGTGCGCTTCGAGGCCCCCCAACGCGCTGTAACGCCGGGTCAGTCGCTGGTGCTGTACGATGGCCCTGTGTGCCTCGGCGGCGCCGTCATCGAATCCACAGGCCCATCAATGAGCAGACCTGCATGA